In Horticoccus luteus, the following proteins share a genomic window:
- the cobA gene encoding uroporphyrinogen-III C-methyltransferase gives MFSKEQISLYDQSLGRVTLVGAGPGDPELITVRGQRALREAEVVIYDDLANPELLKLCPTARAIYVGKRAGRHCVPQEETTALLVAEAQAGHHVVRLKGGDPLMFGRGGEEAHALAAAGIPCEIVPGVTAAIAAGAAAGVPLTHRDHASAVVFVTGHECAKAETRVDWAALAKTGATLCIYMGARRLPQIAAALTAGGLRESTPVAVVTNASLPTQEVRVATLGSAGELAPTILGKPALIIVGEVVRLAEVLTQASALAVPASGVVELANVA, from the coding sequence ATGTTCAGTAAAGAACAAATTTCACTTTATGACCAATCGCTCGGGCGCGTGACGCTGGTCGGCGCGGGGCCGGGCGATCCGGAGCTCATTACGGTGCGCGGACAACGTGCGTTAAGAGAGGCCGAGGTCGTGATTTACGACGATCTGGCGAATCCGGAATTGCTGAAGTTGTGCCCGACGGCGCGGGCGATTTACGTGGGAAAACGAGCGGGTCGGCATTGCGTGCCGCAGGAGGAAACGACGGCGCTGCTCGTGGCGGAGGCGCAGGCGGGCCACCATGTCGTGCGGCTCAAGGGCGGCGATCCGTTGATGTTTGGGCGCGGCGGCGAAGAGGCGCACGCGCTGGCGGCGGCGGGGATTCCGTGCGAAATCGTGCCGGGCGTGACGGCCGCGATCGCGGCGGGCGCGGCGGCGGGCGTGCCGTTGACGCATCGCGACCACGCGTCGGCGGTGGTGTTTGTGACCGGTCACGAGTGCGCGAAGGCGGAGACGCGGGTGGATTGGGCGGCGCTCGCGAAAACGGGGGCGACGTTGTGCATTTACATGGGCGCGCGGCGGCTGCCGCAGATCGCGGCGGCGCTTACGGCGGGCGGGCTGCGCGAGAGCACGCCGGTGGCGGTGGTGACCAATGCGTCGCTGCCGACCCAGGAAGTGCGCGTTGCAACGCTGGGCAGCGCCGGAGAACTGGCGCCGACGATTCTCGGGAAACCGGCGTTGATCATCGTGGGCGAGGTTGTGCGGCTGGCGGAGGTGTTGACGCAGGCGTCGGCTCTGGCGGTGCCGGCGTCCGGCGTGGTGGAACTGGCGAACGTGGCCTGA